The following coding sequences are from one Triticum aestivum cultivar Chinese Spring chromosome 5A, IWGSC CS RefSeq v2.1, whole genome shotgun sequence window:
- the LOC123107599 gene encoding probable 1-acylglycerol-3-phosphate O-acyltransferase, translating to MANAEDAPTAVAGSCRWPSALRWIPTSADRIVAAEKRLLSLVKTGYVQEKVNIGFAPTGSKARWFRSSEEPRFINTVTFGSNKENAPTLVMVHGYGASHGLFFRNYDALASHFRVIAIDQLGWGGSSRPDFICKSTEETDAWFLDSFEEWRKAKNLNNFILLGHSLGGYVAAKYALQHPEHVQHLILVGPAGFSPEADDSAERLAKFRGTWKGMLVNHLWESNFTPSKILR from the exons ATGGCGAACGCGGAGGATGCGCCCACGGCCGTGGCGGGTTCTTGCAGGTGGCCGTCCGCGCTGCGCTGGATCCCCACCTCCGCCGACCGCATCGTCGCCGCCGAGAAGCGCCTCCTCTCCCTAGTCAA AACTGGGTATGTCCAAGAGAAAGTTAACATTGGCTTTGCTCCAACCGGGTCAAAAGCAAGATGGTTTAGATCAAGTGAAGAGCCAAGGTTCATCAACACGGTGACATTTGGTAGCAACAAGGAGAACGCTCCCACCCTTGTCATGGTCCATGGTTATGGTGCTTCACATGGGCTCTTCTTTCGAAACTACGATGCCCTCGCAAGCCATTTCCGGGTCATTGCCATTGATCAGCTTGG TTGGGGTGGATCAAGCAGACCTGACTTCATCTGTAAAAGTACCGAAG AAACGGATGCTTGGTTCCTAGATTCTTTTGAAGAATGGCGCAAAGCAAAGAACCTCAACAATTTTATATTGCTTGGACATTCTTTGGGAGGATATGTTGCTGCTAAGTATGCCTTACAG CACCCTGAGCACGTGCAACACTTGATTTTGGTTGGTCCCGCTGGCTTTTCACCAGAAGCAGATGATAGCGCTGAGCGATTAGCCAAGTTTAGAGGAACATGGAAAGGCATGCTAGTGAACCATCTTTGGGAGTCCAATTTTACTCCTTCGAAAATTTTGAGGTAA
- the LOC123107601 gene encoding probable 1-acylglycerol-3-phosphate O-acyltransferase: MSHLFLLSRGLGPWGPYFVRRYTTTRFGSYSNGELLTKHESILLTDYIYHTLVAKASGELCLNYTFSLGAFARKPLLQSASDWKVPTTFIYGQDDWMNYQGAQQARKDMPVPCEIIRVPHGGHLEFIENPSGFNSAVLYACRNFLPEDVGDDFSHPYGLIYA, translated from the exons ATGTCCCATTTGTTTTTGTTAAGCAGAGGATTGGGTCCTTGGGGCCCATATTTTGTTCGAAGATATACCACAACTAGGTTTGGATCATATTCAAATGGTGAATTACTAACAAAACATGAATCTATCTTGCTGACAG ATTATATTTACCACACTTTAGTTGCCAAAGCCAGTGGAGAGTTGTGCTTAAATTATACTTTTTCTTTGGGGGCATTTGCAAGAAAACCTCTTCTGCAAAG CGCATCTGATTGGAAAGTGCCGACTACTTTCATATATGGCCAGGATGATTGGATGAATTACCAAGGGGCGCAACAAGCACGCAAGGATATGCCAGTTCCTTGTGAAATCATCAgagtcccacat GGAGGTCATCTCGAGTTCATAGAAAACCCATCGGGGTTCAACTCGGCGGTCTTGTACGCATGCCGAAATTTCTTACCTGAAGATGTAGGGGACGACTTCTCTCATCCTTATGGCTTGATATATGCATAG
- the LOC123107602 gene encoding B-box zinc finger protein 32-like, with the protein MCAGDGTRERCACALCGAAADVHCEADAAFLCAPCDAQVHGANFLASRHRRTRVSPTPKGVGVMSRTATTSSSCVSTADSATTAALHGRKTTPPPARRRAARGEAVLDGWARRMGLEAGAAHRCATAASRAIRAQVAAAMPHVPLRVAMAAALWSEVAAHGVHEPGEALRRLEACAHVPARLLVEVAPLSTMGNARGKKRTAAVDAAEDGWGECSIVSPHKTPSSPRHELLLFV; encoded by the coding sequence ATGTGTGCCGGCGACGGCACCAGGGAGCGCTGCGCATGCGCGCtgtgcggcgcggcggcggacgtgcaCTGCGAGGCGGACGCGGCGTTCCTCTGCGCGCCGTGTGACGCCCAGGTGCACGGCGCCAACTTCCTCGCGTCCCGCCACCGCCGCACGCGCGTCTCGCCGACGCCTAAGGGCGTGGGCGTCATGTCCAGGACTGCTACGACGTCGAGCTCCTGCGTGTCCACGGCTGACTCCGCGACGACGGCGGCGCTGCACGGCAGGaagacgacgccgccgccggctaGGAGGCGCGCCGCGCGGGGCGAGGCGGTGCTTGACGGCTGGGCCAGGCGGATGGGCCTCGAGGCGGGGGCGGCGCACCGCTGTGCAACCGCTGCCAGCCGCGCGATCCGGGCCCAGGTAGCCGCGGCCATGCCACACGTGCCGCTGCGTGTCGCGATGGCTGCGGCGCTGTGGTCGGAGGTGGCGGCTCATGGCGTCCACGAGCCCGGCGAAGCGCTCCGGCGCCTGGAGGCCTGCGCGCACGTGCCGGCGAGGCTCCTCGTGGAGGTGGCTCCGCTGTCGACGATGGGGAACGCGCGCGGGAAGAAGAGGACGGCCGCAGTGGACGCCGCCGAGGACGGCTGGGGCGAGTGCTCGATCGTGAGCCCACACAAAACACCATCTTCTCCAAGACACGAGCTTCTCTTGTTCGTTTAG
- the LOC123107603 gene encoding B-box zinc finger protein 32-like, translated as MCTTARARCELCGAGADVRCEADAAFLCAACDAEVHGANFLAFRHRRTRVSSPPGPEDALSRTSTAESATKGQRSRARGNAVLEGWARRMGLEAVAARRHATAAGRTLRAQVAAGPPRVPLRVAMAAVLWWEVAAHGGVQEPGDALRRLEACARVPARLLLAVESCMVRGRAKKRTAAEGWGECSPPHTRDKTRHIFSKT; from the coding sequence ATGTGTACTACCGCGAGGGCGCGCTGCGAGCTGTGCGGCGCGGGAGCGGACGTGCGCTGCGAGGCCGACGCGGCGTTCCTCTGCGCGGCGTGCGACGCCGAGGTGCACGGCGCCAACTTCCTCGCGTTCCGCCACCGCCGCACGCGCGTCTCCTCACCTCCCGGCCCCGAGGACGCGCTGTCCCGGACGTCCACGGCCGAGTCCGCGACCAAGGGCCAGAGGAGCCGCGCGCGGGGCAACGCGGTGCTCGAGGGCTGGGCCAGGCGAATGGGCCTCGAGGCGGTGGCGGCGCGACGACATGCCACGGCGGCCGGCCGCACGCTCCGGGCCCAGGTCGCCGCGGGGCCGCCACGCGTGCCGCTGCGCGTCGCGATGGCGGCCGTGCTGTGGTGGGAGGTGGCAGCTCACGGCGGCGTCCAGGAACCCGGCGACGCGCTCCGGCGCCTGGAGGCctgcgcgcgcgtgccggcgaggctCCTCCTGGCGGTGGAGTCGTGCATGGTGCGCGGCCGCGCCAAGAAGCGGACGGCCGCGGAGGGCTGGGGCGAGTGCTCACCACCCCACACACGAGACAAGACCAGAcacatcttctccaagacatga